DNA sequence from the Sinorhizobium sp. RAC02 genome:
GCTCCCCGGACAACACGAAGCCGACGCCGTCGCCGGTGTGGCTATAGCTTTCCGCGCTCTCGCTGCCGGGCGGCAGGTTTGTGTAGATCAGCTCTACCTGCAGGCTCATTTTCGGCGTCAGCAACTCGTCAATGATGCCTTGTTCGTACTGGATCTTCAGCCGGTTGCCGCGCCGGACCACATAGCCATGCTCCTCCTGGGGCACGCGCGAGGCGCCGGCGAAGAACCATTGAACGGTCACGCCGAGACTGCGGGCAATCCCCACCAGCGCGGGGATAGACGGATAGGCGAGGTTGCGCTCGATCTGGCTGATATAGCCGGTTGAAAGGCCGGCGCTGTCCGCCAGTTGCGCCAGCGTCATCTTGCGCCGCTTGCGCAGGTCGCGAATGCGTTCGCCGAGAACGGCCTCCTCACCGGCAGGATCGGCCGGCAGGTTGATGCCGAGATGGTCGTCAGAGGCCATGGCTGCATTCCGTCTTTCTCTGGTGGCACGGCTCCGGGCTTTCCTTCGCTGCGTAGATTTCCGGCACAGGCATGCACAACCCAGTGTGAATGACAACAAATTTTGCCCAAAGTAAAAATGTCATATATATTTTTTACTCAGGATAAAATATGCATCATCAAGCTTTCGTAGTTACGGTAGGAGGAGGCCGGGTTCCATGACGGCAGACGCATTCCCCCATCTGTTTCAGCCGCTGCAGATCCGTGGCGTGCGACTGAAGAATCGCATCATGTCGTCCGGTCACGATACGACGCTGCCAACCGACGGACTGGTCAACGATGCGCTGATTGCCTATCACGCAGCGCGAGCGCTGGGCGGGGCGGGTCTGATCGTCAGCCAGGTGGCCGGCGTGCATGAGACGGCACGCTATACCTCGCACATGCTCATGGCGGTCAGCGACGACTGTATCGAGGGCTATCGACGGCTTGCGGAGGTCTGTCACGCCGAGGGATGTGCGCTGTTCTCGCAGCTCTTTCATCCCGGGCGCGAGATCATGGAGGGCGGCGACGGGCTTTTGACCGTTGCCTACGCGCCGTCCGTCTCGCCGAACGAGCGTTTTCGCGTGATGCCGCGGCAGCTCGACCAGCGCATGATCGACGAAATCGTTGCCGGCTATGCCGCCGCCGCGCGCCGCATGCATGCGGCTGGCATCGATGGCGTCGAGTTCGTCGCAAGCCACGGCTACCTGCCCGCCCAATTCTTCAATCCCCGGGTCAACCGCCGCAGCGATGCCTATGGCGGCGATCTGGAAAACCGGCTGCGCTTTGCGGTCGACGCGCTCTCGGCGATGCGTGCCGAGACGTCGGAGGATTTCGTCATCGGCATGCGCATCAGCACCAGCGAGCGCGACGAACAGGGGCTGACGGGCGACGAGGCGCTCGCCATCTGTCGCCGGCTCGAGCCGCTGCTGGATTATGTCAGCCTGACGGCCGGTACCTCCGCCTCACTCGGCGGGGCCGTGCACATCGTGCCGCCCATGGCCTATCGCCATGCCTATCTTGCCGGCGATGCCGCGCGGTTTCGCCAGGCCCTTACCGTTCCCGTCTTCGTCACGGGTCGCATAAACCAGCCGCAGGAGGCCGAAGCGGTCCTTGCCGGCGGTTCGGCGGATGTTTGCGGGATGACGCGGGCGATGATCTGCGATCCGGCCATGCCGGGCAAAGCCGAGGCGGGACATGCCGACGATATCCGCGCCTGTATCGCCTGCAACCAGGCCTGTATCGGCCACTTTCACCGCGGCGTGCCGATTTCCTGCATACAGCATCCCGAAACCGGGCGAGAGCTGGAATTCGGCACACTTACGCCGGCCGCACGGCCGAAATCCGTCATGGTGATCGGCGGCGGGCCGGCGGGCCTCAAGGCTGCGGCGGTTGCCGGCAGTCGCGGGCATCATGTGACGCTCTACGAAGGCGCACCGCAACTCGGCGGCCAGGCGCTGCTTGCCCAGCAGCTCCCTAGACGCGCCGAGTTCGGCGGCATCGTCACCAATCTCGCCCACGAGGTGGAGCGGGCCAATGTCCGCGTGGTGCGCGGCACGCGTGTGGATCGCGTGCTGGTGGAGGCGGAAAAGCCGGATGCGGTGATCCTCGCCACCGGCGCGAAACCCTACCGACCCGATATCGAGCAGGATGGCAGCGTCCAGATCGTCGATGCGTGGCAGGTGTTGCGCCGCGAGGTAAAAACCGGCAGCCGCGTCGTCGTCGCGGATTGGCGCTGCGACTGGATCGGTCCCGGCATTGCCGAACTGCTGACCGGCGAGGGGTGCAGCGTCGAGCTCGCGGTCAACGGCACCCATGCAGCCGAACTCCTGCCGCTCTACGTGCGCGACAACATCGCCGCCGAACTGCATCGCATCGGCGTGCGCATCACGCCCTATGCCCGCCTCTACGGTTGCTATGGGGGCACGGTCTACATGCAGCACACAGTGAGCGAGCTGCCGATCCTGTTCGAGGAGGTGGACACGCTGGTGCTCTGTCTTGGCCATGAGCCGGTGGACGAACTCGGGGAAATGCTGCGGGGCCTGGTGCCGGAAGTCCACATCATCGGCGATAGCCTCGCCCCCCGCACCGCCGAAGAGGCGGTCTACGAGGGGCTAAAGGTTGGCGCTTCGCTTTAAAGGCCTGAGGCCGCTTGGTTACGCGCAGCCCCTTGCCGTCACAGGGCTTTCAGCACGTCGCCCAGTGCATCCACCAGCATGTCGGCATTCTCGCGGGAGAAGACGAGCGGCGGGCGAATCTTGAGGACGTTGGCCCGCGGCCCGGAAGCGCTGATGAGGATGCGGCGCTCGCGCAGGCCGTTGACGATGCGGGTGGTCAGGGCGGCGTCGGGGCTCTTGGCAGCCGGATCGGCGACGATCTCGACACCGATGAATAGGCCGGAGCCGCGCACGTCACCGATGGCATGATAACGGTCGGCAAGGCTTTTGAGGCCGTCCACCAGATAGCGGCCAACCTCCAGCGCGTTCTGCTGCAGGCCTTCAATCTGGATCGTGTCGAGCACGGCCTTGCCGGCCGCGGCAGCAATCGGATTGCCGCCGAACGTGTTGAAATAGCGCGCCCGCGGG
Encoded proteins:
- a CDS encoding cupin domain-containing protein, which encodes MASDDHLGINLPADPAGEEAVLGERIRDLRKRRKMTLAQLADSAGLSTGYISQIERNLAYPSIPALVGIARSLGVTVQWFFAGASRVPQEEHGYVVRRGNRLKIQYEQGIIDELLTPKMSLQVELIYTNLPPGSESAESYSHTGDGVGFVLSGELEIWVGERRFHLHEGDSCSYSAGEPHRYRNPGQRDAVVLWAISPPNF
- a CDS encoding FAD-dependent oxidoreductase, coding for MTADAFPHLFQPLQIRGVRLKNRIMSSGHDTTLPTDGLVNDALIAYHAARALGGAGLIVSQVAGVHETARYTSHMLMAVSDDCIEGYRRLAEVCHAEGCALFSQLFHPGREIMEGGDGLLTVAYAPSVSPNERFRVMPRQLDQRMIDEIVAGYAAAARRMHAAGIDGVEFVASHGYLPAQFFNPRVNRRSDAYGGDLENRLRFAVDALSAMRAETSEDFVIGMRISTSERDEQGLTGDEALAICRRLEPLLDYVSLTAGTSASLGGAVHIVPPMAYRHAYLAGDAARFRQALTVPVFVTGRINQPQEAEAVLAGGSADVCGMTRAMICDPAMPGKAEAGHADDIRACIACNQACIGHFHRGVPISCIQHPETGRELEFGTLTPAARPKSVMVIGGGPAGLKAAAVAGSRGHHVTLYEGAPQLGGQALLAQQLPRRAEFGGIVTNLAHEVERANVRVVRGTRVDRVLVEAEKPDAVILATGAKPYRPDIEQDGSVQIVDAWQVLRREVKTGSRVVVADWRCDWIGPGIAELLTGEGCSVELAVNGTHAAELLPLYVRDNIAAELHRIGVRITPYARLYGCYGGTVYMQHTVSELPILFEEVDTLVLCLGHEPVDELGEMLRGLVPEVHIIGDSLAPRTAEEAVYEGLKVGASL